A genome region from Panicum virgatum strain AP13 chromosome 4K, P.virgatum_v5, whole genome shotgun sequence includes the following:
- the LOC120704340 gene encoding peroxidase 16-like: MRSSLRRSVVAAAVVALAAAWCAAAQLNQSYYASTCPNVETLVRGAVTQKLQETFNAAPGTLRLFFHDCFVRGCDASVLLSGPGDEHSAGADTTLSPDALDLVTRAKAAVDGDPRCANKVSCADILALAARDVVSQTGGPYYPVELGRLDGKVGTRAVVKHSLPGAGFDLDQLNKLFAANGLTQTDMIALSGGHTIGVTHCDKFVRRLYPFKGGAGAAGPPMNLYFLRQMRQTCPLNYSPSAFAMLDAVSPRKFDNGYYQTLQQMKGLLASDQVLFADRRSRATVNYFAANQTAFFDAFAAAMAKLGRVGVKTGADGEIRRVCTKVN; this comes from the exons ATGAGGTCGTCGTTGCGGCGGAGCGTGGTTGCGGCGGCCGTagtggcgctggcggcggcgtggtgcgcggcggcgcagctgaaCCAGAGCTACTACGCGTCGACGTGCCCCAACGTGGAGACCCTGGTCCGCGGCGCCGTCAcccagaagctgcaggagacctTCAACGCCGCGCCGGGCACGCTCCGCCTCTtcttccacgactgcttcgtcAGG GGCTGCGACGCCTCGGTGCTGCTGTCGGGCCCCGGCGACGAGCacagcgccggcgccgacacGACGCTGTCCCCGGACGCGCTGGACCTCGTCACCCGCGCCAAGGCCGCCGTCGACGGCGACCCGCGCTGCGCCAACAAGGTCTCCTGCGCCGACatcctcgcgctcgccgcccgcgACGTCGTCTCGCAG ACGGGCGGGCCGTACTACCCGGTGGAGCTGGGTCGGCTGGACGGCAAGGTGGGCACGCGCGCCGTGGTGAAGCACAGCCTCCCCGGCGCCGGCTTCGACCTCGACCAGCTCAACAAGCTCTTCGCCGCCAACGGCCTCACCCAGACCGACATGATCGCGCTCTCAG GTGGGCACACGATCGGCGTGACGCACTGCGACAAGTTCGTGCGGCGGCTGTACCCGTTcaagggcggcgccggcgccgccggtccGCCGATGAACCTCTACTTCCTGCGGCAGATGCGGCAGACGTGCCCGCTCAACTACAGCCCGTCGGCGTTCGCGATGCTGGACGCCGTGTCGCCCCGCAAGTTCGACAACGGCTACTACCAGACGCTGCAGCAGATGAAGGGCCTGCTGGCCTCCGACCAGGTGCTCTTCGCCgaccgccgctcccgcgccaCCGTCAACTACTTCGCCGCCAACCAGACCGCCTTCTTcgacgccttcgccgccgccatggccaagcTCGGCCGCGTCGGGGTCAAGAccggcgccgacggcgagaTCCGCCGGGTCTGCACCAAGGTCAACTAG
- the LOC120704339 gene encoding peroxidase 45-like, translated as MASRKLGLFVTAVVSAAALVPPSAVAQLRTDYYASVCPNLESIVRGSVRQSMAQSQIAAPAALRLFFHDCAVAGCDASIMIVNSNGDDEWRHSDNQSLKREGFQTVLSAKAAVDSDPQCRNKVSCADILALAARESVVQSGGPYYQVELGRYDGRVSTRGSVVLPHVNFNLKQLNAFFSGLGFNQTEMVALMGAHTLGAADCPFFQYRIGSDPSMDQGLASQLRATCGANPSGGFAFLDPSPGGFDNAFYRNLQGGRGLLGSDQVLYSNQRSRGSVDAYAANQSAFFADFVAAVAKLGRIGVKTAATGEIRRDCQFPN; from the exons ATGGCGAGCCGAAAGCTGGGCTTGTTCGTCACCGCCGTcgtgtccgcggcggcgctcgtgccgccgtccgccgtcgCGCAGCTGAGGACGGACTACTACGCGAGCGTCTGCCCCAACCTGGAGAGCATCGTCCGGGGCTCCGTCAGGCAGTCCATGGCGCAGTCCCAgatcgccgcgcccgccgcgctccGGCTCTTCTTCCACGACTGCGCCGTCGCG GGCTGCGACGCGTCGATCATGATCGTGAACTCGAACGGCGACGACGAGTGGCGGCACAGCGACAACCAGTCGCTGAAGCGGGAGGGGTTCCAGACGGTCCTGAGCGCCAAGGCCGCCGTCGACAGCGACCCGCAGTGCCGCAACAAGGTGTCGTGCGCCGACATCCTGGCGCTCGCCGCCAGGGAATCCGTCGTCCAG AGTGGCGGGCCGTACTACCAAGTGGAGCTGGGCCGGTACGACGGCCGGGTGTCGACCAGGGGCAGCGTCGTGCTCCCGCACGTCAACTTCAACCTGAAACAGCTCAACGCCTTCTTCTCCGGCCTCGGCTTCAACCAGACCGAAATGGTCGCCCTCATGGGCGCCCACACCCTGGGCGCGGCGGACTGCCCCTTCTTCCAGTACCGGATCGGGAGCGACCCGAGCATGGACCAGGGCCTGGCGTCGCAGCTGCGCGCCACCTGCGGCGCCAACCCCAGCGGCGGCTTCGCGTTCCTCGACCCCTCGCCGGGGGGCTTCGACAACGCCTTCTACCGGAACCTGCAGGGCGGCAGGGGCCTCCTGGGCTCCGACCAGGTGCTGTACAGCAACCAGAGGTCCCGCGGCTCCGTCGACGCCTACGCGGCCAACCAGAGCGCCTTCTTCGCCGACTtcgtggccgccgtcgccaAGCTCGGGAGGATCGGGGTGAAGACGGCCGCCACCGGCGAGATACGCCGCGACTGCCAGTTCCCCAACTAG